The following coding sequences are from one Triticum aestivum cultivar Chinese Spring chromosome 5A, IWGSC CS RefSeq v2.1, whole genome shotgun sequence window:
- the LOC123104041 gene encoding isoamylase 3, chloroplastic, which translates to MDSAASTNRSPLRPAAAATARRSSSSVRPALPNRVAASRLGVAPGCGGGQFGKAQRFRSVRSTSVGAQTGNAGRIVTEERESATAGTEMPLKYSSGKASPLGVSQVESGLNFAIFSQNASSVTLCIKLPERGTKDEESEKVVEFALDCQKNKTGDIWHVSVEGLPTSGVLYGYRVNGPQGWEQGHRFDSNIILLDPYAKLVSGRNYFGVDNGKPSQPFGTYDFDSSPFDWGADYQLPHLPETDLVIYEMNVRAFTADESSGLDAAVRGSYLGFIDKIPHLLELGVNAVELLPVFEFDELELKRYPNPRDHMVNTWGYSTINFFAPMTRYASAGGGPLAASRELKQMVKALHKAGIEVILDVVYNHTNEADDANPYVTSFRGIDNKVYYMLDPKNNSQLLNFSGCGNTLNCNHPVVMELVLDSLRHWVTEYHIDGFRFDLASVLCRGPDGSPLDAPPLIREIAKDSVLSRCKIIAEPWDCGGLYLVGRFPNWDRWAEWNGKYRDDLRRFIKGDPGMKGVLATRVSGSADLYQVNQRKPHHGVNFIIAHDGFTLCDLVSYNLKHNDANGEGGRDGCNDNFSWNCGVEGETNDSNVLALRSRQMKNFHVALMISQGTPMMLMGDEYGHTRYGNNNSYGHDTCINNFQWGQLAERRYGHFRFFSEMIKFRQNHPILKRDRFLSKNDVTWHEDCWDNLESKFLAFTIHDHNSGGDIYLAFNAHDYSVDAVIPPAPQHKHWNRVVDTNLESPNDIAPEGVPLTGSGYRIAPFSSILLKASP; encoded by the exons ATGGATTCGGCGGCCTCTACAAATCGCTCCCCgctgcgccccgccgccgccgccaccgcgcgccGAAGCAGCAGCTCCGTCCGCCCCGCGCTTCCTAACCG TGTGGCAGCGAGCAGGCTTGGGGTCGCGCCCGGGTGCGGAGGAGGGCAATTCGGAAAG GCACAGCGATTTAGGTCCGTGCGGAGTACCTCGGTGGGAGCTCAGACTGGTAATGCTGGGAGAATTGTGACCGAG GAAAGGGAAAGCGCAACGGCGGGTACCGAAATGCCCTTGAAATATTCTTCCGGCAAAGCATCCCCTCTAGGAGTGTCGCAGGTTGAAAGTGGTCTCAACTTTGCGATTTTCTCTCAAAATGCTTCTTCTGTCACCCTCTGCATCAAGCTTCCTGAGAG AGGAACCAAGGATGAAGAAAGTGAAAAAGTTGTGGAGTTTGCTTTAGATTGCCAGAAGAACAAAACTGGAGATATATGGCATGTGTCGGTGGAG GGGTTGCCCACTTCTGGAGTTCTTTACGGATATCGTGTTAATGGTCCTCAAGGATGGGAACAAGGCCATAGGTTTGATAGCAACATTATTCTTCTTGACCCTTACGCGAAACTAGTTTCTGGTCGAAATTACTTTGGGGTTGATAACGGGAAGCCCAGCCAGCCTTTTGGAACATATGATTTTGATAGCTCTCCTTTTGACTGGGGTGCTGATTACCAGCTTCCACATTTGCCTGAG ACAGATCTAGTTATATATGAAATGAACGTTCGCGCTTTCACTGCGGATGAGTCAAGTGGGCTTGATGCAGCTGTTCGCGGAAGCTACCTAGGATTCATCGACAAA ATCCCGCATTTGCTTGAACTCGGAGTTAATGCAGTGGAGTTGCTACCTGTTTTTGAGTTTGATGAGCTGGAGTTGAAGAGGTACCCTAACCCAAGGGACCACATG GTCAATACATGGGGTTATTCTACAATCAATTTTTTTGCTCCCATGACCCGCTATGCAAGTGCTGGTGGTGGACCATTGGCTGCTTCCAGAGAGCTCAAGCAGATGGTCAAGGCATTGCATAAAGCTGGTATAGAG GTTATTCTGGATGTCGTTTACAACCATACAAATGAAGCAGATGACGCTAATCCTTATGTTACTTCTTTTCGTGGCATCGACAACAAG GTTTATTACATGTTAGATCCGAAGAACAACTCTCAACTGCTGAACTTCTCGGGATGCG GGAATACACTAAACTGCAACCATCCTGTGGTCATGGAACTCGTACTCGACAGCTTGAGACATTG GGTTACGGAGTATCACATAGATGGATTTCGGTTTGACCTTGCAAGTGTCCTTTGCCGTGGACCAGATGGCAGTCCTCTTGATGCTCCTCCACTCATCAGG GAAATTGCCAAAGATTCTGTGTTATCTCGATGCAAGATAATTGCTGAACCTTGGGATTGTGGAGGTCTTTATCTAGTAGGGCGTTTCCCTAATTGGGACAG GTGGGCTGAATGGAATGGAAAGTACAGAGACGATCTTCGAAGGTTCATCAAG GGTGACCCTGGTATGAAGGGGGTGTTGGCAACTCGTGTGTCTGGATCTGCTGATCTCTACCAG GTGAACCAGCGGAAGCCTCATCATGGTGTGAACTTTATAATAGCACATGATGGGTTCACCTTATGTGACCTTGTTTCATACAACTTAAAG CACAACGACGCTAATGGAGAAGGTGGACGTGATGGATGCAATGATAATTTTAGCTGGAACTGTGGTGTTGAAG GAGAAACAAATGATTCAAATGTATTGGCTCTGCGTTCGAGACAAATGAAGAACTTCCATGTGGCATTAATGATTTCTCAA GGCACCCCGATGATGTTGATGGGAGATGAATATGGTCATACACGTTATGGAAACAATAATAGCTATGGACATGATACCTGCATAAATAATTTCCAGTGGGGACAG TTGGCGGAAAGAAGATATGGCCATTTCAGGTTTTTCTCAGAGATGATTAAGTTTCGTCAGAACCACCCAATACTGAAACGGGACAGGTTTCTCAGTAAA AATGATGTCACTTGGCACGAGGATTGTTGGGATAACCTGGAAAGCAAATTCTTGGCATTCAC GATACACGACCATAATTCTGGTGGAGATATCTATTTGGCATTCAATGCCCATGACTATTCTGTGGATGCTGTGATTCCCCCAGCCCCTCAACATAAACACTGGAACCGTGTG GTGGATACCAACCTGGAATCACCAAACGATATTGCACCGGAAGGGGTGCCACTTACTGGATCAGGGTATAGAATTGCtccattctcttccatcttgctCAAGGCAAGCCCATAG